In Methylacidiphilum infernorum V4, a single window of DNA contains:
- a CDS encoding ATP-binding protein yields the protein MIGFFDKGKERTVGWNLFFGSHAVDPRKIAPPVEGIGKKNLSRLLSIFSPPMKGEQKKIYVLYSSSAGSGKSHLVGRLFQYFSQKFFLVSLPPLFDSRGFFQYFQECLYSELLFPEKAGATGCWPGQATQLDALAYGLLLELVSRAAQKNKSLFRKIRSALAFLKKNPTSLLPEEVVPEWVEWLKRDFLFVLPYLEKEISGWGTLEEDPRDWIKIIYGFSILGQDKRITGMCKNWFFGEPFSSPDPSFFDIPCKTVPGDREQLAKTKIRDFFKLASKIRPFLIVFDHWEKALTDSLSFDRWAENLLELSSLPGTLTLSVGSDQLWNRLRANPRLSPLLHPFYVEEPKKEDLEELANSRLNKIKGLHKEKKAELTKLIHGYNGPLSFSSFLRYGYERILPLLKDPRSSLLSYFEATFVEMKLALELNPGLLPFRSPLSWFLTHAVGSLSWINVERIEQSPYFCVRWKVGLQRYVLSLDPPSGALTEDSFSARNQSPSKGTAAKEECFLYLLPPLDHPSYRQPKSLREDSGADFLYIDREKYNEIASLYLLFITTFPDLLEQPAVKEKIEALAHLFMTRPKRQQQPPSSSEVPQTYYEIVRDTVKDKKSVSYSSLSASLPVRLPQKELLRAAGFSPEILVVPSLSGEPHFLWTE from the coding sequence ATGATCGGCTTTTTCGATAAAGGAAAAGAACGAACGGTTGGCTGGAATCTCTTTTTTGGATCCCATGCCGTGGATCCTCGAAAAATCGCCCCTCCTGTTGAAGGAATAGGAAAAAAAAACTTATCCCGGCTTCTCTCTATTTTCTCCCCTCCAATGAAAGGGGAACAAAAAAAGATTTATGTCCTCTATTCTTCTTCTGCGGGTTCGGGGAAAAGCCACCTTGTAGGCCGCTTATTCCAGTACTTTTCTCAAAAGTTCTTCTTGGTTTCCCTCCCTCCCCTTTTCGACTCCAGGGGCTTTTTTCAGTACTTTCAGGAATGTCTTTACTCCGAGCTCCTTTTTCCCGAAAAGGCCGGGGCAACGGGTTGTTGGCCCGGGCAAGCGACCCAACTCGATGCCTTGGCATACGGGCTTTTGCTAGAGCTGGTTAGCCGAGCGGCCCAAAAAAATAAATCTCTGTTTAGAAAAATCCGGTCGGCTCTGGCGTTTCTTAAAAAAAACCCCACTTCTCTTCTCCCTGAAGAAGTCGTTCCCGAATGGGTGGAATGGCTCAAAAGAGATTTCCTGTTTGTCCTTCCTTACTTGGAAAAGGAAATCAGCGGTTGGGGAACATTGGAAGAGGATCCTAGGGACTGGATCAAAATCATTTACGGATTTTCCATCCTTGGACAGGACAAACGGATAACAGGGATGTGTAAAAACTGGTTCTTTGGAGAACCTTTTAGCAGTCCCGACCCCTCGTTTTTCGACATCCCCTGTAAAACCGTTCCTGGGGACCGGGAACAGTTGGCAAAAACAAAAATAAGAGACTTCTTTAAACTGGCTTCAAAGATCCGCCCTTTTCTAATCGTTTTCGATCACTGGGAAAAGGCCCTTACCGATAGTCTTTCTTTTGACCGCTGGGCAGAAAATCTCTTGGAACTCTCTTCGTTACCCGGGACATTAACCCTGAGCGTGGGCAGCGATCAGCTTTGGAATCGTCTAAGGGCTAACCCTCGGCTCTCTCCCCTATTGCATCCTTTTTATGTCGAAGAACCAAAAAAAGAGGATCTTGAAGAACTGGCAAACAGCCGGCTCAATAAAATCAAAGGACTTCACAAAGAAAAGAAAGCGGAATTGACAAAGCTGATCCACGGCTACAATGGTCCTTTATCCTTTAGTTCTTTTTTGAGATACGGCTATGAAAGAATTTTACCCCTCCTTAAAGATCCCCGTTCTTCCCTGCTTTCTTATTTCGAGGCCACTTTCGTCGAGATGAAATTAGCCCTGGAGCTGAATCCAGGCTTGCTGCCTTTTCGTTCTCCTCTAAGCTGGTTCTTGACCCATGCGGTCGGCTCCCTTTCGTGGATCAACGTAGAAAGGATCGAGCAATCCCCTTATTTTTGTGTCCGCTGGAAAGTGGGTTTGCAACGCTACGTGTTGAGTCTTGATCCTCCTTCCGGGGCATTAACCGAAGATAGCTTTTCTGCTAGGAACCAATCCCCTTCCAAGGGGACAGCAGCAAAGGAAGAATGTTTTCTTTACCTGCTGCCCCCACTCGATCACCCTTCCTACCGTCAACCCAAAAGCCTAAGGGAAGATTCCGGGGCCGATTTCCTTTACATCGACAGGGAAAAGTATAACGAGATCGCTTCCCTTTACCTTCTTTTCATTACAACCTTTCCCGATCTTTTGGAACAACCGGCGGTTAAAGAAAAAATCGAAGCCTTAGCCCATTTATTCATGACCCGTCCAAAACGGCAGCAACAGCCTCCTTCTTCCTCCGAAGTTCCCCAAACTTACTACGAAATCGTGCGCGATACGGTCAAAGACAAAAAATCGGTAAGTTATTCTTCCTTGTCAGCAAGCCTTCCTGTAAGGCTTCCCCAAAAAGAACTGCTTCGGGCGGCAGGTTTTTCACCCGAAATTCTCGTCGTCCCCTCCCTTTCCGGGGAACCCCATTTCTTATGGACAGAGTAA